The window TGCAAGGGAAACTTCGAGGCTTTCAAATGTATAAGAAACTATATAGATAGGAAACAGCAACTTTATTCTAGAAATTATGCATACGTTTCATTGAAATTATGGCTTTGATATTTGCTTATAGATCACTTCTTATTCCACTCTTTCATCTGTGTTTAATCACTTATTTAATATGCTATAATCAAGCTTCTGATGTCATGAAACCTTCATTGGTCTCACCAAGCAAGATTTTGCTAATAGCCATACAGAGCTCGTAGACCAACAATGTCATCTTGGCCTAAGTTCCTTTTGGTAGCTCCAGCTGGTATAGATGGAAACATGATGGCAGCTTGATCCTGACTGTGACCAAGGCCGAGATTATGTCCTATTTCATGCACAGCTACCGTTTCCAGGTCTATTTGGTTAGGAGCAGTAGGATTAGGGCTCCAATTCTCGTCTGCATCATAGTGAAATCTCCCATCTTGTGGTGCAAAAGCATGAGCCAAAATGTTTCCAGGGCCATCAAAAGGATAGCCATCCCCATGTTCATATCTGTAAAACCCGATCCTGATATCTGCTCGGTTGCCTTGTGCTACCTCCTGGAATCTGAATGGAGAAACAGCTGCCCATGTCTGGAATGCCCGGGCAATGATAGGTCTTAGTACTTGTGAGCTAACTACCTGGACACCGGGTAGGAAATTGTAGGTAAGTTGGTACCTGCTCCATCTAGGATTTCCAGGGAAAAAGGAATAGTTAGAAACCAAGTGAAATATGACGCCATGAGGCTTTCCCCCAGTGTCATTAGAAGTTCTGTTAGAGATGATATCAGGGACACCACATCTAGGGGTCCTCATTGCTTTAATTGTATCAGGGTCAATCTTGCCTGTTACTTTGAGataataattttgttgatatGCTTTAAGGGCAGACTCTAAAGAGTCGTCAAAATGATCGTCAATAAGATTGAAGTCATTGGGGTAGTAACCATAGGCCCTAAGGTACTTCTTGACATGGCTAAGCCCATTGAGAGTATCTCCTTTCTGAGCTCGTTCAAGATTCCGAAGGGATTCGGGTTCTAGAGGTCTAGACTTAACTACAAAAGGTTGCAGAACGAGGAAGAGAAAGATAGCTTCAAAAACCTGATGAGAAAGTTTTGGTGCCATTGCAAGCTAGCTAGGTAGTAAGATCAACTATTGCTTTGGTGTTTTGGGGTGCATTTTGGTGCTTGGCTTCATgcctatttatactaaaatGCTGGAGCATTGAAGTTTAGGCTAGCttattttggttttctacacatgaaagagaaaaagaagaaaattcaattGGCGATTAGGTCACCACTCACTAGATGTGAGTTCCGTTCCTTCTATTAATTTTTCTAGTTCATTGAACCcatttaatttgatatatttttcttatttttttaaatataaacatataataCACATATTTCAGTTCATAGACCCATTTGATTTGTAATATTTATCAACATTATCACTAATGAAATTCATGCtttccaaaaaagaaattatcaagATTAACAATTAGATCCTGTGAAGTATTATCATGAAATAGGTAAGTATAGTCCAAttgaattaatattttttttgcgTATTTATTAGTTAgtaaatatgaagaaaatatatcaaattcatattttaatgtcattttttaacttttttaataaaataggCACGTGATCATTAggatttctaattttatttttaaaattttaataatttaatatatatttttatacatatacatacatacatacatatatatattttttatatatatatatctctctctctctctctcttcctttaaAACCAACCTATATTCATTTATACAGTTTGGTATCTACTCTCGTTTCTAACCATTCACTTTAGACAAACTCAAAAATGGAGGGTGGAGATATGGAGAATTAATTTAGTGTCATTAATTTTGGCACTTGGCATAAATATGTTTCCCTCTATCATGGCTATAACCAGAGCTCTTACTCAGTTGCACTTCTATTTGATATGGATAAAAGCATTATCCTACATCAACTACGATTGGCAAATTACGATTACATATGAaaataaaggttttttttttgttttagtttctatatatttatatgcaagaaatttttttatttatatttttattgttactattttatatttttataaattcacTTATagtaaaagttttaaaattaatcatcaATGTAGAAGTTAATAGTCCGTAGAAAAACTTCACAATATTAAAGATAGTTTTAACGAATGGTTCAATAATTGATAAGAGTGACTCCGACCTAACAAAAGTAACCAGACAGTAGTATGCTAACTGATCAGGGCCTTGAACTCCGAAGAAACCAATCGGAGATGGTGCAGGTGGGTTTATGGAAATAAGCAACCGATTATATTTTTCGTCCATAAATCAGTCGGCAATTTTTGTAAGTAATAAATATACTAACAAAATGGATCCATTGGTATTTTTTTCACCTTTCTCTTTTAATGCGCACCAAATAATTAACGATAGAATATACTCTGTTGGTAAATTCTATCAATATTCTATTGATGATACatcaaaaatttgattattttcgATCCGTTGGTATTTCCATCAACAATCGGTTGAAAATTACTAACGGATTTCCATCAATGGActtgattttgtcattaaaGGTCCATTTTTCTGATAGTGAGTGAAACTTGAATAATATGAATCTGATAAAAGGTATTAAACACGTAACCAGCTAACTAGTTAGATGAAAAACTTATTGATTATAGTGtcaataattgaaaattttcatgaaaattttgttttaatatgaatatgaatataattgaaTAACTATTATTATCTTATACATTGATGTTGTAGttggaaaaattttataactttttgttTATATGCTTGTCACGCATTCActctaattataaattaaattgatataTAACAATCATATAAATTCAGGTATAGTAAAATTTCGAAACTTCATCATCTATTTATAGGATTATAGCTCAtagaaaaactttataaagTTTAATAAGTGATTTAAGGGATATTTTTTACAAATGATGCGATAATTGATAAGACTGGATCAAACCACCACTTTAGGTTTCACGCCCACATATTTGTACCATATCTTTAATTTACAATCCTCGCCTAACAAAAAACAAGATATTTGGCCCCTGTTTATGCTTTGTACAATATTCAAATGTACATGCATTAATGAGGATATGTTTGACGTCATTGTATTAACATCTAGTCTTCATTTCAAAAGATATCTACTGCATTATTATTGTGAttaaaaaatgtgatttaatggatttttttttcttacagaaaatgacaatatatatatatatatttataattagaaAAAAGAGAATTCGAACCttatttttatctaaataTCATATACCAactaatgagtcaaatgctcgaaatgctatatatatatatagggcTGTTAGATAATTTGTTcaattcttaattaattaacatttGAGTATTTGAATCATAATAGATGTATTATCtctttattcaaaatattggatttgaatttttcattctctcaaataaaaaatataatcataataaaaattactaATATTTATTGATACCtaagaatattttaacaatggGATGTTCTCCCTTATTGATGCTTTGTAAAATGGTCCATTATGCATGTACGGAGAATTAAAAGACATTTATATGCATATTCACCAAGTCACAATTCGTCCAGCAGCTCTTGAGGCTCAAAGAAATCTTTATTCCTTCTAAGTGTAAATTATTTGTACCATGAATTAATTCAAGATAATATCTCAAGTCTTGCCCAACAATTAATGAAGAAATTAAATGTTAACTAGTCATCCCATGATGGTTATCTTGGAAACCTAGTCAGTGTTTTATCTttaatgatgataaggttgaaattaaactcaaatttCCAACTTGAACTTGAACAtgatttaacttttttttttttttgaaaattcatgATTTGACTTTGTTAATGATTCATACTACCCAATCAATCCAAGTACAAAACTAAGATTGTAAAATATTCAAGCCAAGTTTGATGATGCATGTATATACAAACTTGAATCAAGTAACAGTTTGAGCAAAGTTGAAAcaaactttaatgaaatcataaTCAATTTGGAAACGTAAAAGTATATTTTCTATAAAGTTGCtgcttctcttttctttggttGCTGTTTTTTCCTCCTTTGGACCATGTGATTTTATGTCCACGATCGGTTGAGGGGTGGGGTAGCCGTACAGTAACCTTGCCCCTCTGATTTGCCTACTGTTTATTTGCCtgttatttccttttttttatttttctttcttgttctttgctttaattttgttctaatcctatttttatttaattataccCTTTGATCTGtctttaaatttgattaattagtaAATCTTGTTTTTGGGCTTGATCATTGGGCTTAGTGAATTATAAGGCCCAAAGAGCTCTTAAAGACTAAGCCCTAAGATGAGTTGTACCAATATCCAAGCCTAAATAACTAAAggctaaaaatgaaaaataaaaacatgaaattaaaaaaatgggtGTCTACACAAATAAGTCATTTTGATACAGCCATTCCTCATATAATAACAAAGATAAGGCCACACCACTTAAATTCTTCTGTTAACCATAGATGAGGCTTCAGTTTACAGAAAGATATGGAgaaataatttagttatcaaatatataCCAAGCAGACGAGCAGGATCGCTATGAAGATTATGAATAAATTTTCCTACTAGAAGAAATCTCTTTGTTATCACAAGTTGACAATAATGAGGCAATTTAGCttgaaaatgcaaaaatagtgcgcaactcatttttttttttgttttttgtgaatattttcaatggtaagaatttgaaattttatatgtgttaaaatttaaagttttgaatttaaattttaaaatagaaaaaatttaatttataggATGACTGTGTCATTCAAAATCTTTTATGTCTAGGCAAAAACTGATATTATGATttctaagttttttttttatatatatagtggAAAAAATAAAGTTCACTACATCATTCTAGACCAAGAAATACTTATACTATCTGCAAGTAAAATTGCACTAATACTAGGTGGTGGAGAATCCATAATATGTAATCTTAAGAGAAGATTCTCATGGTGAGTGGCCATCCAATCCGCACATTGATTTGCTTCACGATGGATGTGAGTTAAGGTACAGTCCCAATACCGTTGAAATAGCTCCTTGATACACTTGAGTAGACCTGCATTCTGCTCCGGTTGCGAACTttgtttagaaattttttggACAGCAAGCAGATAATCTGACTCCACTTGAACCTTTCTAAATCCTCTGTCCCAACATAAAGTTAATCCCCAGTATAAAGCCCATAACTCTGCCTGCAAGGAACAAGAAATACCAATTTTATAGTTGAACCCCAGGAGCCAGTTGCCAACTTCATCTCTGATAACTCCCCCTGCTGCCGCCATTCGGGGTTGACCTCTAGCACTTCCATCAACATTAAGCTTAACATATGAATGTTTAGGAAGTTCCCAAGATATTAATATGTCCTTCTTCACCGCGTCATGCTCTCTCTTCAAAAAATCCCAAGCTTCTTTAGATTTGGTCCATATTTGCTGCCAAGCATCACGTGGCCAGTTAAAAGAgtcataaaaaacaaaaaggttcCTCCAATACCAGATTAACCATAAAgaatacataaaaataatgcTCCATGGTATTCCAGCAAGGATATCTACACTTCTCACATTgtccattatccaactttttaAGTCAAGGGAAAAAAAACTTCCATTTATTAATGTGGGGTCAATCTGTAGCCAAAGATTCCTACAAGGCCCACAATCCCTCAAAGCATGAAGCAGGGTCCCCATTTGACTGCAACACCGAAAACAAAAAGGGGAAACACTCACATTTCTATGCGATAGCCACACCAAAGTAGGTAGTGATTCATGGAGGATTCTCCATATGAAGACTTTAACCTTCCTGGTGCAAACAGTTTTCCATATGTAGCTCCAGTGAGTTTCTGCATCGAAAGAATCAACCCTTTGCAGATCATAAGTTGATTTAATTGAAAACCTTCCATCACTGGACAGAATCCAACAACTAGTATCTCCCTCTTCACTAGTAGGATCTAACTTTACTGCTAAAATCATCAGTATAATATTACGGGGAAGTTCTTGCTCCTATATTTGCATATCCCAGTTTCCTACTTCATCACAGAAGTTGGCTACAGGTAATTCGAGATCCATCTCTGATAATGGATTAATAGCATAACTGCAAAGAGGTCCACACCTTAGCCAGTTATCTGTCCAGAACTTTGCTTTTTGTCCATTAGTAATATTCATTCTTAATCCTTTCTCAAGAACTACTCTGCTTTTTAGTATACTTTTCCACAAATGCGAGTTAGTTGATTTGGCTGTTACTGACATGAAATCTTTAGTCCTTAGATATTTCTCTTTCAAGAGCTGCACCCAAAAACTTTCTTGCTGCTGCCATATACACCATGCCAATTTAGCCAATAATGctaagttaaattttttggaCTCACAGATCTGTAATCcaccttcttcttttcttgcaCAGAGCTTTTCCCAGCTCAAAGAATGGATTTTCCTAGAGCTGCTTCCATGTCCCCAGATGAAATTTCTATTAACTTATCAATTTCCTTAATAGTAGACTCAGGGAGAAAAGGTGTTTGCATTAAATATGAAGCCATCGTACTAGTTACTGCTTACACTAGTGAAATTCTTCCTTCCATTGaaagatttttattattctagCTCTCTAGCCGAGCCTTGATCTTAGATACTAATTTTGAATATGTATCCCTCGAGATCCTTCTATGCAACATTGGCGTCCCAAGGTATTTTCCAAAATCCTTAGTCAAAGACATCCCAGCCACATTACTTAACAAAGTAGCTCTTGTGCTGCTAATGTTAGCAGAAACCAGCATTCGTGATTTTGAGAGGTTAACTTTTTGTCTTGATGCCTTACAAAATTGGTCAAAAGTCTTTT is drawn from Theobroma cacao cultivar B97-61/B2 chromosome 4, Criollo_cocoa_genome_V2, whole genome shotgun sequence and contains these coding sequences:
- the LOC18602105 gene encoding metalloendoproteinase 1 codes for the protein MAPKLSHQVFEAIFLFLVLQPFVVKSRPLEPESLRNLERAQKGDTLNGLSHVKKYLRAYGYYPNDFNLIDDHFDDSLESALKAYQQNYYLKVTGKIDPDTIKAMRTPRCGVPDIISNRTSNDTGGKPHGVIFHLVSNYSFFPGNPRWSRYQLTYNFLPGVQVVSSQVLRPIIARAFQTWAAVSPFRFQEVAQGNRADIRIGFYRYEHGDGYPFDGPGNILAHAFAPQDGRFHYDADENWSPNPTAPNQIDLETVAVHEIGHNLGLGHSQDQAAIMFPSIPAGATKRNLGQDDIVGLRALYGY